In Streptococcus parauberis NCFD 2020, the sequence TTGGTCATTTAAGACACGCGCCGCATAAACCATCACAGCAGTAAACAAACTTGCTAAAACAAAGCCAAACAAGTAAGTTATGATATTGTTAAAGTCTAAGGACAAGGTCAAGAGCAACAAGAGGGCAAATGCTCCAGCCATAAAACCAATAACAAATTTCATTGGCCATAATTTAACATTTTTTTGGAAGCGGACAGTTGTATCTCTAATTCCAGAAATGGTCGCAAACATGGCACCAATAAAGAATGGAAAGACATGTGCAATACTTGAGAAATAAATCAATGAGAAATTAGAAACAAAGAATGCTCTAATAAACATTGTTAAGAAACTGATGATAAAGATTGTACTTGATGACACAAACAAAATACCACGGAACTGTCTATCATTATATTTTTGTCGGCCTAAGAACCAGACAAACAAACCCCATAAAATATAAAAATGAACTTCAATTGCTAAACTCCAGGTATGAACAAATAAATGTGGAATAAACTGGCTTTCATAACTACTACCAGTTAGTATTTCATAAAAATTGGTAGTGAATCCTAAGGCTGCTGCAATTTGACTTCCAATGCTAGCTACAAAATCTGATTTAACTAGAAATGTAAACGGAATAGTCAATAAAACCATTAAAACTAATGGTGGCACAATCCGATAAAAACGTCTTCTGTAAAAACCAATGATATCAATTGCATTGAACTTAGAATATTCATCGATTAATAAGGCAGTAATTAAATAGCCTGAAAAAGTAAAGAAAATATCAACTCCGATAAAACCACCTGGAAAAGCGTGTTTAAAAAAGTGATAAAGTAAGACTAGTAGTAAACCAGTCACACGTATCAACGAAAACCATTTAATTCTCATTTTTGAAATATCCCCTGTTTGAAGGTCCCTTTGTAAACCTTGTTATTTTTTGCTTTGAGTGTCCCTTTACCATCTGCTTGTCCTTTTTTAAAGTCACCTTTATAAGACCAGCCTGTTCTTGAGGTAAAAGTCCCTTGTCCTTCAAATACACCTTGTTTAAAATCTCCCTCATACTTATCACCATTGGCATAAACTAGAGTTCCTTGACCATTCATGCGGTGGTTGATAACATAACCAGTGTATTTGATATGTCCTTGATCATAAGTTAAGGCAGTTTTACTTTTATGATTAATCATAAAAACTGATAGACCTAAAACCAAGAGGATAATTACTGAAAAAATTTCGATTTGTGCTCGTGTAATATTAAATCTCTTGAAAAATTGCTTTATCTGTTCCATTTATGTCTTCTCGTTTACTATTTCTATTCTATCTACTTATTTGTTCTAGCCAATTTTGACAGCCTTTAGTAACTAAAGAGTAAGTTTCTTCAAAATCACCTGTGTACCACGGATCCGGTACGCCACCTTCTATAAAGAGATGGATTTTATCATCCCATTGACCATTTGACAAGTCTAACAAATCTGCGACATTATCAGAATCCATTCCAATAATATAGTCAAACTGATGTAAATCATCTTTGTTGATTTGTTGCGAGGTTTTATGCTTGCTATAGTCAATATGATATTTTTTTAAAATCTTTTTAGTTCCACTATGAATTGGATTACCATGTTCCCAATTAGATGTT encodes:
- a CDS encoding membrane protein — its product is MEQIKQFFKRFNITRAQIEIFSVIILLVLGLSVFMINHKSKTALTYDQGHIKYTGYVINHRMNGQGTLVYANGDKYEGDFKQGVFEGQGTFTSRTGWSYKGDFKKGQADGKGTLKAKNNKVYKGTFKQGIFQK
- a CDS encoding low molecular weight protein-tyrosine-phosphatase; the protein is MKKVCFVCLGNICRSTMAEFVMKSLDDNAVIHVESRGTSNWEHGNPIHSGTKKILKKYHIDYSKHKTSQQINKDDLHQFDYIIGMDSDNVADLLDLSNGQWDDKIHLFIEGGVPDPWYTGDFEETYSLVTKGCQNWLEQISR